One genomic segment of Pyruvatibacter mobilis includes these proteins:
- a CDS encoding DUF1329 domain-containing protein — protein sequence MKSSGILAATLLGSVALGVTVASAKVSQDQADRLGKDLTPMGAEKAGNGGAIPAWTGGIPTPPPGITVTQGERLANPFASDAVEYTVTPGNMGQYDSVLTEGYKKMLSTYDTYKMNVYQTRRTCAFPEFVYEANKRNATVAELVGGGNGVGKGIMGTPFPIINSGLEGIWNHTLRYRSFKLTRQFTAAPVTATGDYTLQTVQDEAILQWSDPSKGAAEELDNISIYYIANTTAPARAAGNVILVHETLNRALDPRKAWQYSPGTRRVRRAPNIAYDNPGTNSDGLSTSDSFDGYNGAPDRFDWTVKGKSEKLIAYNTYDAEQAKYDEFIQARHLNQDKIRYELHRVWTIEANLRSDTRHIYSRRVKHMDEDAWQLAQAELYDGRGELWRVQELHTIQRYNVPLCGSAAEIVYDTGNGRYLALAMQNEEPGINYFADELNPDRYTPSAIRQLGVR from the coding sequence ATGAAATCCAGTGGCATTCTTGCGGCCACTCTGCTGGGCAGTGTCGCGCTGGGCGTGACGGTTGCCTCGGCAAAGGTGTCGCAGGACCAGGCGGACCGCCTGGGCAAGGATCTCACGCCGATGGGCGCCGAGAAGGCAGGCAATGGCGGTGCCATTCCGGCCTGGACCGGCGGCATCCCGACGCCGCCGCCGGGCATTACGGTGACCCAGGGCGAGCGTCTCGCAAATCCGTTTGCCAGCGACGCGGTGGAATACACCGTCACGCCGGGCAATATGGGCCAGTACGATTCCGTGCTGACCGAGGGCTACAAGAAGATGCTCTCGACCTATGACACCTACAAGATGAACGTCTACCAGACGCGCCGTACCTGCGCGTTCCCGGAGTTCGTCTACGAAGCCAACAAGCGCAACGCCACGGTGGCTGAGCTGGTCGGCGGCGGTAATGGTGTCGGCAAGGGCATCATGGGGACGCCGTTCCCGATCATCAACAGCGGTCTGGAAGGTATCTGGAACCACACGCTGCGCTATCGCTCCTTCAAGCTCACCCGCCAGTTCACCGCTGCGCCGGTGACCGCGACGGGCGACTACACCCTGCAGACGGTGCAGGACGAAGCGATCCTGCAGTGGTCGGATCCCTCCAAGGGTGCGGCAGAAGAGCTCGACAACATCTCGATCTACTACATCGCCAACACGACGGCTCCGGCCCGTGCGGCGGGTAACGTGATCCTGGTGCACGAGACCCTCAACCGTGCGCTTGATCCGCGCAAGGCATGGCAGTACTCGCCGGGCACGCGCCGTGTGCGCCGCGCGCCGAACATCGCCTATGACAACCCGGGCACCAACTCCGACGGCCTGTCCACTTCGGACTCGTTCGACGGCTACAACGGCGCCCCGGACCGCTTCGACTGGACCGTTAAGGGCAAGAGCGAAAAGCTCATCGCCTACAACACCTATGACGCGGAACAGGCGAAGTACGACGAGTTCATTCAGGCCCGTCACCTGAACCAGGATAAGATCCGTTACGAGCTGCACCGTGTGTGGACCATCGAAGCCAATCTGCGCTCCGATACCCGCCACATCTACAGCCGCCGTGTGAAGCACATGGATGAGGATGCCTGGCAGCTGGCTCAGGCCGAACTCTATGACGGCCGTGGTGAACTGTGGCGCGTGCAGGAACTGCACACGATCCAGCGCTACAACGTGCCGCTCTGCGGTTCGGCTGCCGAGATCGTGTATGACACCGGCAACGGTCGTTATCTCGCCCTCGCCATGCAGAACGAAGAGCCCGGCATCAACTACTTCGCCGACGAGCTCAATCCGGACCGTTACACGCCGAGCGCCATTCGCCAGCTTGGTGTGCGCTAA
- a CDS encoding WD40/YVTN/BNR-like repeat-containing protein produces MSKLKNVLMGSAAALMMAGIASLPAQAVPTVNQEEAAQIRELESKGWATPSDLAARSLLVAAADLGERIVAVGQFGHVVISDDRGETWRQASQVPTQALLTGVYFVDDKTGYAVGHDAVIIKTEDGGETWELKYSDPEAEMPLFSVMFADARNGIAVGAFSTALSTTDGGETWNLQSVIPDPPPPLEGLEYEPHLNGLFRGPSGSLFIAAETGFIFRSTDNGANWEPIKTPYFGSFWGGITLNDGSILIYGMRGNVWRSDDGGTTWAQVDTGSRKSFGGATLLEDGTVVLAGLNGGVAYSTDNGRSFDVVDRPDRKGYSAVVNGPDGHVIIFGEPGAVKHPDNAEAFRSGS; encoded by the coding sequence ATGAGCAAACTGAAAAACGTTCTGATGGGGAGTGCGGCCGCGCTGATGATGGCCGGTATCGCTTCCCTGCCGGCCCAGGCCGTGCCGACCGTCAACCAGGAAGAAGCCGCGCAGATCCGCGAGCTGGAAAGCAAGGGCTGGGCAACGCCGTCCGACCTTGCGGCCAGGAGCCTGCTGGTTGCCGCCGCTGATCTCGGCGAGCGCATTGTCGCCGTCGGCCAGTTCGGCCATGTGGTGATTTCCGACGACCGGGGCGAGACCTGGCGCCAGGCATCGCAGGTGCCGACCCAGGCCCTTCTCACCGGCGTCTATTTCGTCGACGACAAGACCGGCTACGCGGTCGGCCATGACGCTGTCATCATCAAGACCGAAGACGGCGGCGAGACTTGGGAGCTGAAATACAGCGACCCGGAAGCCGAGATGCCGCTGTTCTCCGTGATGTTTGCCGACGCGCGCAACGGCATCGCCGTCGGCGCATTCTCCACGGCGCTCTCCACCACCGACGGCGGTGAGACCTGGAACCTGCAGTCGGTCATTCCGGACCCGCCCCCGCCGCTCGAAGGCCTGGAATATGAGCCGCATCTCAACGGCCTGTTCCGTGGCCCCAGCGGCAGCCTGTTCATCGCGGCTGAGACCGGCTTCATCTTCCGGTCCACCGACAACGGTGCCAACTGGGAGCCGATCAAGACACCCTATTTCGGCTCGTTCTGGGGGGGCATCACCCTCAATGACGGCTCCATCCTGATCTACGGCATGCGCGGCAATGTCTGGCGCTCCGATGATGGTGGCACGACCTGGGCCCAGGTGGACACGGGTTCCCGCAAGTCCTTCGGCGGCGCCACGCTGCTGGAAGACGGCACGGTTGTGCTGGCCGGTCTCAATGGCGGTGTTGCCTACAGCACCGACAATGGCCGCAGCTTCGACGTGGTCGACCGTCCGGACCGCAAGGGCTATTCCGCCGTGGTCAACGGGCCCGACGGGCACGTCATCATCTTCGGTGAGCCCGGTGCCGTGAAGCATCCGGACAATGCGGAGGCCTTCCGCAGCGGCAGCTGA
- a CDS encoding enoyl-CoA hydratase/isomerase family protein encodes MSDRFSGYSRIRAERDGTILTLMISNPALRNAVDEQMHHELASIFVDAQEDADSTVIVLTGDPEGNAFCAGGDIAWMKAALDGTVAGPGVAEGRRIVTSLLDVEKPIVAAINGPAVGLGATLALFSDVIFMGESAQVADPHVKVGLVAGDGGAVIWPQLVGYARAKEYLMTGDPVPAAEAERIGLVNHVVPDAELQERAMAFARKLARGAPQAIQHTKAAVNMELKRLAATVFDASLAYEMISFTRDDHREAVSAFLEKRAPAFTGR; translated from the coding sequence ATGAGTGACCGGTTTTCCGGCTATAGCCGCATCCGCGCGGAGCGCGACGGCACCATCCTTACCCTGATGATTTCCAACCCCGCCCTCCGCAATGCGGTGGACGAGCAGATGCACCACGAGCTTGCCTCCATCTTTGTCGATGCGCAGGAAGATGCTGACAGCACGGTCATCGTGCTCACCGGCGACCCCGAAGGGAACGCCTTCTGCGCCGGCGGCGACATCGCCTGGATGAAGGCCGCGCTCGACGGCACGGTGGCCGGGCCGGGCGTCGCCGAGGGCCGCCGCATCGTCACGAGCCTTCTGGACGTGGAAAAGCCCATCGTGGCGGCCATCAACGGCCCCGCCGTCGGGCTCGGGGCCACCCTTGCCCTGTTCAGCGACGTCATCTTCATGGGCGAGAGCGCCCAGGTGGCGGACCCGCATGTGAAGGTCGGCCTTGTCGCCGGTGACGGCGGTGCGGTGATCTGGCCGCAGCTTGTCGGCTATGCGCGGGCCAAGGAATATCTGATGACCGGCGACCCGGTCCCGGCGGCGGAGGCCGAGCGGATCGGGCTGGTGAACCATGTCGTTCCGGATGCGGAGCTTCAGGAGCGGGCCATGGCATTTGCGCGCAAGCTTGCCCGAGGCGCGCCGCAGGCCATCCAGCACACCAAGGCCGCAGTCAACATGGAGCTCAAGAGGCTCGCGGCAACCGTGTTTGACGCCTCGCTCGCCTATGAGATGATCTCCTTCACACGGGATGATCACCGGGAGGCCGTGTCGGCCTTCCTCGAAAAGCGGGCCCCGGCCTTCACGGGCCGGTAG
- a CDS encoding acyl-CoA dehydrogenase family protein: MATDTATIVTHPTTADGLVAAAHSFSAELRDRAAEIEAARQLPQDIADRFARTGFYRMAVPKALGGLEATPRQIAAVIDALAQADGSAAWCVMIGSTTGLTAAYLAPDAAARIYGDDPDTITAGVFAPMGKAELEGETARVSGRWAWGSGSHNAQWVFGGARLITGGEPVLDERGAPRTQMFAMRAADLTLHDNWDPSGLAGSGSSDFEAAGVQVPVGHGADITRPPANDNPLYAFPVFGLLAVGIASVATGLARQAINEIIEMGGGKVPQGSRKTLAHRPQAQAELAQAEAELRAARAFLTEAVDTAWDTAASQGAIPVEMRRDIRLAATHATTASARVVDRMYLIGGGSSVHRKAPIQRAFRDVHVATQHMMTAPATWELTGRLLFGLETDTTTL, encoded by the coding sequence ATGGCGACGGATACGGCGACGATCGTGACACATCCGACCACGGCAGACGGGCTGGTGGCCGCGGCGCATTCCTTCAGTGCCGAGCTGCGCGATCGCGCAGCCGAGATCGAGGCAGCCCGACAGCTGCCGCAGGACATTGCCGACCGCTTTGCGCGCACGGGGTTTTACCGCATGGCGGTGCCCAAGGCCCTTGGCGGCCTTGAAGCAACGCCCCGGCAGATCGCCGCCGTCATTGACGCGTTGGCCCAGGCGGACGGCTCGGCCGCCTGGTGCGTAATGATCGGCTCGACCACGGGGCTGACCGCCGCCTATCTGGCGCCGGACGCTGCCGCGCGCATTTACGGCGATGATCCGGACACGATTACTGCCGGTGTCTTCGCGCCGATGGGCAAGGCGGAGCTTGAAGGCGAGACGGCACGGGTGTCTGGCCGCTGGGCGTGGGGCTCCGGCTCGCACAACGCGCAATGGGTGTTCGGCGGTGCCCGGCTCATCACAGGCGGGGAGCCGGTGCTGGATGAGCGGGGCGCCCCGCGCACCCAGATGTTCGCCATGCGCGCCGCTGACCTCACCCTGCATGACAATTGGGACCCGTCGGGTCTTGCCGGCAGCGGCAGCAGCGATTTTGAAGCGGCTGGCGTTCAGGTGCCCGTCGGCCATGGTGCCGATATCACCCGGCCCCCGGCCAACGACAATCCGCTCTATGCCTTCCCGGTGTTCGGCCTGCTGGCGGTCGGTATCGCGTCCGTCGCCACGGGGCTGGCGCGCCAGGCCATCAACGAGATCATCGAGATGGGCGGGGGCAAAGTGCCACAGGGCAGCCGCAAGACGCTGGCGCACCGTCCGCAGGCTCAGGCCGAACTGGCCCAGGCCGAGGCCGAGCTGCGCGCGGCCCGGGCCTTCCTCACCGAAGCGGTGGATACTGCCTGGGACACAGCCGCGTCCCAGGGCGCCATTCCCGTCGAGATGCGCCGGGATATCCGCCTCGCCGCCACCCACGCCACCACGGCCTCCGCGCGGGTGGTGGACCGGATGTATCTGATCGGCGGCGGCAGTTCCGTACACCGCAAGGCACCCATCCAGCGCGCCTTCCGTGATGTGCATGTGGCCACCCAGCACATGATGACGGCACCCGCCACATGGGAGCTGACGGGCCGGCTGCTGTTCGGCCTTGAGACCGACACAACGACGCTCTGA
- a CDS encoding TetR/AcrR family transcriptional regulator, with product MTDKTPPPVPPSAPVPPESPARADEKRQRILDAGLALFARKGYHATAVPEIAQAASVATGTIYRHFATKDALLNAVYLHWQSALTAMMETRGDTRLPVAERFAGDWHRLVVWHRDHPDASAFLDSHAAMAELEEDARAATRAYRMALQGIVGAAMDRQEIRMSPPEVTASVLHHAAAGLARDARTGALALTDPVIDAAGRLLWLGLAR from the coding sequence GTGACGGACAAGACGCCTCCTCCCGTTCCGCCATCCGCTCCCGTGCCACCGGAAAGCCCGGCGCGGGCAGATGAAAAGCGGCAGCGCATTCTGGATGCCGGCCTCGCCCTGTTCGCCCGCAAGGGCTATCACGCGACCGCCGTTCCCGAGATCGCCCAGGCCGCCAGCGTGGCCACCGGCACCATCTACCGGCATTTCGCCACCAAGGATGCGCTGCTCAACGCGGTCTATCTGCACTGGCAGTCGGCGCTGACCGCCATGATGGAAACGCGGGGCGACACGCGTCTTCCTGTGGCCGAGCGGTTCGCGGGAGACTGGCACCGCCTCGTGGTCTGGCACCGGGACCATCCGGATGCGTCGGCCTTCCTCGACTCCCACGCCGCCATGGCCGAGCTTGAGGAGGATGCGCGGGCTGCAACCCGTGCCTACCGGATGGCACTTCAAGGCATTGTGGGCGCTGCCATGGACCGGCAGGAGATCCGCATGTCGCCGCCGGAAGTCACGGCTTCGGTGCTGCATCACGCCGCCGCCGGGCTCGCGCGGGACGCCCGTACCGGCGCCCTTGCGCTGACAGACCCTGTCATCGATGCGGCGGGCCGGCTTCTCTGGCTCGGGCTTGCACGCTGA
- a CDS encoding enoyl-CoA hydratase/isomerase family protein: protein MPQTGEIETRDFTTIERRGPVALVRYDRKDGLNALSRAAMRELTDIARMFNDDISTHVIVLTGTDKIFSAGADLKDPEMASGRDGGLMARRHALRVGPDMCDAWEALEQLTICAIEGHCIGGGVALVGSCDIRIAAQSASFRLPEIPLGMNMSWHSNPRLVNLMGPARAKLFVILGEALKAPDALDWRFVEEVVPDGTALDAAMDLAARAAAVPPVPLRMSKQSLEMAAKALNPVATYMDRDQFALAATGKDQTEAITAFLEKRAPRFTGE, encoded by the coding sequence ATGCCGCAGACAGGCGAGATCGAAACCCGCGACTTCACCACCATCGAGCGGCGCGGCCCGGTTGCGCTGGTGCGCTATGACCGCAAGGACGGTCTCAATGCTCTGTCGCGGGCGGCGATGCGGGAGCTCACCGACATTGCCCGCATGTTCAACGATGACATCTCCACCCATGTGATCGTGCTTACCGGCACCGACAAAATCTTCAGCGCCGGGGCGGACCTCAAGGACCCGGAGATGGCGTCCGGCCGCGACGGCGGGCTGATGGCGCGGCGGCATGCGCTGCGGGTGGGGCCGGATATGTGCGACGCGTGGGAAGCGCTCGAGCAGCTCACCATCTGCGCCATCGAGGGTCATTGCATCGGCGGCGGCGTGGCGCTGGTGGGGTCCTGCGACATCCGCATCGCCGCGCAGTCGGCCTCTTTCCGCCTGCCGGAAATCCCCCTCGGCATGAATATGAGCTGGCACTCCAATCCGCGGCTGGTAAATCTGATGGGCCCGGCGCGAGCCAAGCTGTTCGTCATTCTCGGCGAGGCGCTCAAGGCGCCGGACGCGCTTGACTGGCGTTTCGTCGAGGAGGTCGTGCCGGACGGTACAGCGCTGGACGCGGCAATGGATCTTGCCGCCCGGGCCGCCGCGGTGCCGCCAGTGCCGCTGCGCATGTCCAAGCAGTCGCTTGAGATGGCCGCCAAGGCGCTCAACCCGGTCGCCACCTATATGGACCGCGACCAGTTCGCGCTGGCGGCCACCGGCAAGGATCAGACGGAGGCAATCACCGCCTTCCTCGAAAAGCGCGCCCCCCGGTTCACCGGCGAGTGA
- a CDS encoding SDR family oxidoreductase, with the protein MSGRVSGKVAMVTGGASGLGAATSKLLVEEGARVVIADINLAGAEQVAAEINKAHPDMALAVELDVTSEQQWQDALETAVGFLGGLNILVNNAGIGGSAPVEDETFENWKKIQAVDLDSVFLGCKYALGHMKAHQPGSIVNISSIAGLIAGHNMGAYNAAKAGVWLFSKSVALHCAKRGYDIRSNSVHPTFIRTPILEGLFAKTTNGEEKLAKQVPLGRIGEPNDVAYAVLYLASDESRFVTGAEIKIDGGISAM; encoded by the coding sequence ATGAGCGGACGTGTTTCAGGCAAGGTGGCCATGGTCACGGGCGGGGCATCGGGCCTTGGGGCTGCAACGTCAAAGCTGCTGGTTGAGGAAGGCGCGCGCGTCGTGATCGCCGACATCAACCTCGCGGGCGCCGAGCAGGTGGCCGCCGAGATCAACAAGGCGCATCCGGATATGGCTCTCGCCGTCGAGCTGGATGTCACCTCCGAGCAGCAATGGCAGGACGCGCTGGAGACCGCCGTCGGCTTTCTCGGCGGGCTCAACATCCTGGTCAACAATGCTGGCATCGGCGGGTCGGCGCCCGTCGAGGACGAGACCTTCGAAAACTGGAAGAAGATTCAGGCGGTTGATCTCGACAGCGTGTTCCTCGGCTGCAAATACGCCCTCGGTCACATGAAGGCGCATCAGCCGGGCTCCATCGTCAACATCTCGTCGATCGCGGGCCTGATCGCCGGGCACAATATGGGCGCGTATAACGCGGCTAAGGCGGGTGTGTGGCTGTTCTCCAAGTCGGTGGCGCTGCATTGCGCCAAGCGTGGCTATGATATCCGCTCAAACTCCGTGCACCCCACCTTCATCCGCACCCCGATCCTTGAGGGGCTGTTCGCCAAGACCACCAATGGCGAAGAGAAGCTGGCCAAGCAGGTGCCGCTCGGCCGCATCGGCGAGCCCAATGACGTGGCCTATGCGGTGCTCTATCTGGCAAGCGATGAAAGCCGGTTCGTGACCGGTGCCGAGATCAAGATCGATGGCGGCATTTCCGCCATGTAA
- a CDS encoding flavin-containing monooxygenase, whose protein sequence is MNMHASDMSAMGWAKRGEQPRIAIIGAGMSGIAAVVKLRQAGYTDITVYEKASKVGGTWRENQYPGLSCDVPSRWYSFSFALNPDWSHRFSYGPEIQAYMEKTAKDFGVTDIVQFNTAVTDLTYEAPRWRLTTDKGDVEYFDVAISATGVLHKPSFPNIDGLDSFAGDKFHTARWDHSVKLEGRKVGIIGTGSTSAQIVGAITHKVGTMNVFQRTPQWMIPLPQKEYSSAWKWLLRKIPALQRMTYRFYSTTMAKNFGAATTGDQKKLADIQDACTKHLNEAVADPELRAKLTPSYQAACKRLIFCSDFYPAISRDNANLITEGIERIEPNGIRTVDGKLHELDVLILATGFDAGAFILPTKVTGENGQDLGETWDGSPRAHRAVAVPGFPNFWLLEGPTGPVGNLSLISISEHQVDYIISMLNKMRDAGLDAVCPRQDAYAAYNKAMAERVPQTVWASGGCDSWYFDKSGTPNLYPFPPQQYLDDMHRPDFAEFRLIEDVAEDRELQGAA, encoded by the coding sequence ATGAACATGCATGCAAGCGACATGTCCGCCATGGGCTGGGCCAAGCGCGGGGAACAGCCGCGCATCGCCATCATCGGGGCCGGCATGTCCGGCATCGCCGCCGTGGTGAAGCTGCGCCAGGCCGGCTACACCGACATCACCGTCTATGAGAAAGCCTCCAAGGTGGGCGGAACCTGGCGCGAGAACCAGTATCCGGGCCTGTCCTGCGACGTGCCCTCGCGCTGGTATTCCTTCTCCTTTGCGCTCAACCCGGACTGGTCGCACCGCTTTTCCTACGGCCCGGAAATCCAGGCCTATATGGAAAAGACCGCGAAGGATTTCGGCGTTACCGACATTGTGCAGTTCAACACCGCCGTCACCGACCTCACCTATGAGGCCCCGCGCTGGCGGCTGACCACGGACAAGGGCGACGTCGAATATTTTGACGTGGCGATCTCCGCCACCGGCGTGCTGCACAAGCCGTCTTTTCCCAATATCGACGGCCTCGACAGCTTCGCAGGCGACAAGTTCCACACCGCCCGCTGGGATCACTCGGTGAAGCTCGAGGGCCGCAAGGTCGGCATCATCGGCACCGGCTCCACCTCCGCGCAGATCGTCGGCGCCATCACCCACAAGGTGGGCACGATGAACGTGTTCCAGCGCACGCCGCAATGGATGATCCCGCTGCCGCAGAAGGAATATTCCTCCGCCTGGAAATGGCTGCTGCGCAAGATCCCCGCCCTGCAGCGCATGACCTACCGCTTCTATTCGACCACCATGGCGAAAAATTTCGGCGCCGCGACCACCGGCGACCAGAAGAAGCTGGCCGACATCCAGGACGCCTGCACCAAGCATCTGAACGAAGCCGTCGCCGACCCGGAGCTGCGCGCCAAGCTGACGCCCTCCTACCAGGCCGCCTGCAAGCGCCTCATCTTCTGCTCGGACTTCTACCCGGCCATCTCCCGCGACAATGCCAACCTCATCACCGAGGGCATTGAGCGGATCGAGCCGAACGGCATCCGCACCGTGGACGGCAAACTGCACGAGCTTGACGTGCTGATCCTCGCCACGGGCTTTGATGCCGGTGCCTTCATCCTGCCCACCAAGGTGACGGGCGAGAACGGCCAGGACCTCGGCGAGACCTGGGACGGCTCTCCCCGCGCCCACCGGGCCGTGGCCGTGCCGGGCTTCCCCAATTTCTGGCTGCTGGAAGGACCGACGGGCCCCGTCGGCAACCTGTCGCTGATCTCGATCAGTGAGCACCAGGTGGATTATATCATCAGCATGCTGAACAAGATGCGTGATGCGGGCCTTGACGCCGTCTGCCCGCGCCAGGACGCCTATGCCGCCTACAACAAGGCCATGGCGGAACGCGTGCCGCAGACCGTGTGGGCGTCAGGCGGCTGTGACAGCTGGTACTTCGACAAGTCCGGCACGCCCAACCTCTATCCCTTCCCGCCGCAGCAATATCTCGACGACATGCACCGCCCGGACTTTGCCGAGTTCCGGCTGATCGAAGATGTGGCGGAAGACAGGGAATTGCAGGGCGCTGCATAA